A segment of the Verrucomicrobiota bacterium genome:
TGGATATATCAGTACCGCAACTCTTCGGGCCGTATCGTTACAGCGGAAGTCCCCGAAGGTGTGAGCGCTCCGGTGCAATATGGGAAACAATTTCTGAGCTGGCTGGTGTATCTGAGTGATTACCAACTCGTACCGTTGAATCGGATACGTGAGATGTGCGCGGATTTATATGGTTGCCGGGTCAGCGAGGACACGATCTTGAAGGCTCGCCAACAGTGCCATGGGCATCTGGAAGCCTTTGAAAGACGTCTGAAGGAAATCCTGGAAAAATGCTCCATAGCCCATGCGGATGAGACTGGATTGAAGATCGGCGGGAAAACCCATTGGCTGCACACGCTGTGCAACGGGCGTTATACCTTTCTGGGAATCCACGCCAGGCGGGGCTATGAAGCGCTGAAGGACTTCGGCCTGTTGGAAAACTTCACCGGGCGGCTGGTTCACGATTGCTGGTCCGCCTATTTTCGTTTGAAAAACTGTGCGCATTCGCTGTGTAACCCCCATTTGATACGCGAACTGGTTTTCGCCGAAGAACAACTCAAGCAATCTTGGGCTAAAAAGATGAAACAACTCCTGGAAGACGCCTATTGCCACAGCATGGCTTCGCCGGAAGATCTCGCCCATAAAAGTAAGCGAAGTTGGCATGTTCGTTATGGGAAAATTATTGCGGAAGGCTACCGGGAGAACCCGCAGATCGATGATCCGCCGGGCACAAAAAAGAAACGGGGCCGCAAAAAGAAAACCAAATCGAGAAACCTGCTCGAGCGCATGGATAAATACCGGGACGAAATATTGGCCTTTATCTGGGATGCGCAAATACCCTTCAGCAATAACCAGGCTGAGCAGGACATACGAATGGTGAAAGTGAAACAGAAAATATCCGGCGGGTTCCGGACGGTTCAAAACGCTGAAATATTTGCCCGCATCCGCTCCTATATCTCCACCCAACAGAAGAATGGAGTGATGGCGTGGGATGCTCTGGTAAAGGCATTTGACAGTACTGTTTTGCCCCCGGATTATTGACCCGCTTAATTACGCGGAAGATCCCGTTGCCTTGAACACCTGAGTAGTTACAATATTTGATCGAAAGGTGCCCTCCACACAATCGCCCTTGAAATGTTGACCAAACCCGATCGGAAAAAACGAATCCTCAATACAAATCTCGTTATTGACGAAAAAGAAAACGCGCCTGGGGTCAATTGCGGTGTCGTCTCGAATGACCGCATTGGCATAAACATTGGTGGTGGCATCACGCCCCCATAATGGATACAGGTCCAGGTAAGTCGGGTCCTCCGCTTTGGTACACCAATCGGAAGTCAAAAGTTCCGGGCCAAGAATATCTTCAAGCGTGTCACCTGATAAGTCTAAGTCGAAGGGACAATAGATCTGACCAAGACCCCCAAACCATACAATTAACCAATATCGAGCCACGGTAGAAGAACCTCTCCGGTAAATATGAAAAGGTCTTTTCCAAACCTCACAGGTTTCGTCCACACTTAACAATTCCGGTCCCTCAAATGTTCTCTTAACTCCGGTATCCGTTGACCCATCCCTCGGTGCTAAATCAAAAAAATCACCTAGCCCAACTAAACTATGATTGTAGGCTTTTACAATCAGGTCTAAATTGGATCCTCCCCCACTGAAAGGAGGTAAGGTGGTCGGCTCTAATGAAATCCTGGGCCGGGAATCATTTTGCACCCCATCGTCGGACCGCTGAAAAACGTCCCCCAGATTTCCCTCCCAAATAATCTTTCCATAAACATTTTGTATAATAACACAAAGCTGCAGATCAACTACGGCAGGCACCAGCAAACCTAGAGGAAAATGCCATAAAATTTCCCAGGTAATAATACCCGTCGCTTCATCAAGGACATAACCACAATTACTGTTGCGGATTGTTGTCGAACTTCCCTGAGGATATATTTTGTATCCATCCGGTGAAAGTAGGCCGAAATGCATCGTGTAATCCTGATCACCTTTTGCGATGGAATCGTTTGGATCTACCGCCAACGATAACCGAACACTTAGACTATCGGCATCATCGTTGTAAACCTGTTCGAGCAACGTCTGACCGGATACCGAATTGGAAAGTATTCCGAGTGGTAGGCAAACCGTTAAAACCAGTCCGCAAAGTCTCAAAACAATGCGTTTAAACCGAAGGGAGAACAGAGTGACCATATGCTCAGTACGTTAGTAACTAATAGGCATAGCTGTCAATCAGACGAAGGCAGACCGGCACGAAGAACCATGATTTACGATTATCACTCAATCATTTATGCGGAAAACCTGTATTTTCATCATTTCCATCATAGCATCAAACCCTCTTGACTCCATAATTCAGTTCTCCACTGTGGCGAAACTTTTTAAAATACCGTGTCCACAATCTCCAAACAAACTACTAAGGTAGGTCTCATATCTCTTGGCTGCGCCAAAAACCTGATCGATTCTGAAATCATGATCGGTCACATGTACAAGGCCGGCATGGAATTGACCTCAGAACACGAAGAGGCGGATGTGTTGATCGTAAATACCTGCTCATTCATCGATTCCGCCAATGAGGAAAGTATTAATACCATCCTGGAATCGCATCGCGACCGCGGACTGAACAAAAGGCACGGCAACCAGAAACTGATTGTGGCCGGCTGTATGGCACAACGTTTTTCGAATGAGCTTCCCAACCTGATCCCGGAAGTGGATGCCTTTATCGGGTTGGACCAACTGACCAAGGTAACGGAGGTGATTGAGGAACTCCTCGGAAAAGAAAGACAGCCCAAAGAAGCACCCAAAAACTATGTCGAAGGAAAATCAAAATACATTCCCGATTTCGACACGCCCCGCTTTCGCCTCACTCCCAAGCATTTTGCCTACATCAAGATTGCTGAAGGCTGCAACCACCCCTGCTCATTTTGCATCATCCCCAAAATCCGTGGGCAACACCGCAGCCGTACCATCGAATCCGTCGTAAAAGAAGCCCGCCAATTGGTAGCAGAAGGAGTGAAGGAAATTAACCTTATCTCCCAAGACACCACCTATTTCGGCATGGACCGCTGGGAGCAACGTCCTAACCCACGTTCCGAGGTCGACTCCACTCGCGGCGATTCACTCACTACCCTTCTCCGTGAACTCAACGCCATTGAAGGGGATTTCTGGATCCGCCTGCTTTACACTCACCCGGCCCACTGGAGTGACGAACTCATCCAGACGATTGCCGAGTGCCCCAAGGTAGCCCGCTACATCGACATTCCTCTGCAACACATCTCCGATCATATGCTTTCAGAAATGAAACGCGAAACCGACGGTGACTACATCCGCGACCTCATCGGGCGCATCCGCGCCGGCATTCCGGGCATCGCGATCCGTACCACCTTCATCGCTGGTTTCCCCGGTGAAACAGAAGAGTGCTTCCAGGAACTGTTGGATTTCATGACCGAAACCAAGTTTGAGCGCCTCGGCCTCTTCCGTTACTCGCAAGAAGAAGGCACCCGTGCTGCCAAGCGCGACGACCAGCTCGACGACGAAACCAAGGAAGCCCGCTGGCACCGCGCCATGGCCGCCCAACAGGAAGTGTCCCTCGACGTAAGCGAATCCTTTATCGGCAAAACCATCCGTGTCCTGGTCGAGAAAACCGGCATTGCCCGCGGCCAGGCTGACGCCCCCGACATCGATGGCCGCGTCTACGTCGACAGTGCCCTGCCCATTGGTGAATTCGCCGATGTCGAAATCATCGACGCAGATGTCTACGACTTGTTTGCTGTTCCAAGGGAAGAAGCAGTGACTCCTTCTGGAGATAGCTTGGTTTCTCAGTAGTCCCATTGAAATGTAGGAGTCAACAGGCATGGAAAGTATTCGTATTGCTTCAAACTGGACCATTCGCTAGCAATTGCCTCACAAAAAGATTAAATGACATGAAATCCTCCATCGGAATGCGTGAGCTTGGAAAATTGAAAGATTCCCCGATCATTCGGTTTGGAAGAAATCAAAGAAGAGCGGCTCTGGTAGCTCCACGATCCGGAGAGCCTTTTGGAATTCAGCGGTTTCGAACTTGGGAAGAGGTAGAGGAATGGGAAAAAAACCGCCAGAAGAAGAAGAAGTAACTCGTCCCCCCGACGAACATGACCTGGTCAGTCTTGCTCGAGAATTAAACAAAGTATCAGCAAATTATATTGTCATTGGAGGGGTTGATATAAATCGCTTAGGATTTATACGAGCCACTGAAGACCTCGATCTACTAATTGCCAAAGACAAAGAAAATCAGAATCGAGTAAAACAAGCTCTGGACACTCTTCCAGACAAGGCAATCCGGGAACTGGGTGATGAGGACATAGCCAATTGGGTCGTGGTTCGAGTGAATGACGAAATTACAATAGACCTCATGACGGAAGCCTCGGTATCTCCTATTCTGAAGTAGAGCCAGTTATCGATTGGGTAGATATTCAGGGAGTAAAAATACCCTTCGCAAATGCGGAATTAATGCTTCGGTTCAAACAAGGTAATCGAGAGAAAGATATTATGGATAGACGCTTTCTTGAGAGCCAAAGTGAATCAGAAGACTAAATCTTTATATCACCCGGCATCGAAAGCCGACGCCCCCGATATCGACGGCCGTGTCTACGTCGGCAGTGCCCTGCCCATCGGTGAATTCGCCGATGTCGAAATTATCGACGCCGATGTCTACGACTTGTTTGCTGTGCCAAGGGAGGAAGCGGTGAGTCCATCTGCAGAATCTTTGGTCTACGGCTAGAAAACACTCAAAAATAATCGGCGGGGCGAGACGCCATCGCCCTGCCCGAAAGCGGTGAATTGGTAGGGTAAAAGCATCCTTGCTCTGCCGTTGTGTTTCCTTTTCAAAATGAGGGCTTACCCAGGAATATAGAAGTACCTGCATTCACTGTGATCACCCCGGGAAAGCCAGGCCCCAGTTTGCATTTTGACCTACGAGTCGCGAACAAAAACCGCTCCTACTAACGAATCTTCATCCACCTTTTCTGGTTTACTCAAACCACTCCTTCCAGTTACATCGTTCGTCATGGAACGCAGAAATCTTTTTAAACTTTTCGGAGTCGGGGCGGCTGCTTCATTACTGCCCAAAGAGCTCCTTTCAAAAAATCACAATTCCGCTCCGTCTCCGGAAACGGATCTTGAGATCACCTCGATTCGCATCGTTAACCCACGGCCCAAGCGCCCAGTACCTTCCTACAAACCAGCCGCGGGATCCTGGTCAACCGGAGGGGTTGAGGTTGCCAATCCGGTTTCCATTTATCCCAAGTACAAAGCGACCCGCAGTCTCTTTCAGCCGGATACTGGAGGTGTCTCTAGTTTCTGGGTTGAGATCGGGACGAATAAAGGTATCACCGGTCTCGGCAGGGGCGGGCCTGGTGGAGGTCCCATTATCGAAGGCCACCTTACCAAGCTCCTGTTAGGCGAAAACCCGCTGAACATTGAACGCATCTGGGACATCCTGTGGCGCGCGACCCTGTCCTACGGGCGGAAAGGCGTCGTGCCCAATGCCATCAGCGGAGTCGATCTGGCACTATGGGACATTGCGGGCAAAGCCTGGGGGTTGCCCGTATACCGTCTACTCGGCGGTGAAACCAAATCGCGAATCCCGGCCTACTGCACCGGCAACGATATTGAGCAGCACGTGGAATTCGGTTTCACCAAACTCAAACTGGCCCTGCCCCATGGACCGGCGGACGAAAAAGAAGGCATTCGCAAAAATGTTGAGCTGGTGAAGCGAGCACGCGAAGCCGTCGGTCCGGATGGCGTGGTGGCCATGGATTGCTGGATGGCTCTGACCGAGCGCTATACGATTGAGCTCTGCGAAGCATTCGAACCTTACGACGTTTACTGGATGGAAGAGTGCCTGCCTCCCGATGACTACGAAGGTTTCGGCCGACTGCGCGAGCAGATCAAATCCACGCGCATCGTGACCGGTGAGCACGTCTACACGCGTTACGGATTCCGCCAGCTGCTTCGGACAAACGGTGCCGAAATCTGGCAACCCGACATCCATTGGTGTGGTGGATTAACCGAGCTTCGCCGGATCGGCGCTCTTGCCTCGGCCTACGACATACCCGTTATTCCCCATGGAGGAGGACAGCGGGACGCCATTCACTTTGTCATGGCCACAACCAACAGCCCCTGGGCCGAAATGTTCATGCCCGCTCCCGGTGGACCGGATATCGTTTACGAACGCTACGAACAAGACAACAACCTGACCCGGGGCCCGGAAGGGATCTATATGCGACCTTCCGAAGAGCCCGGCTTCGGCTGGGATATGGAAGTTGCGTGAGGGTACCTCCGGGTTTATAGTTTTATTGGGATGCTCAATACTGTAGGAGCGACCTAGGTTGCGAATCGACAACTCCTTGATTTACCAATCGTCAGCAAGCTAACTCCTACATTTTCTTTTCCTGACACCCGACACCTTAACATCTAATCTTCCTTCCTCAATTCCCCGCGATCCATTCCTTCGGCTGCGTTTTCAACTTGGGAGAAACAAACATCTGGATATCATCCATCATGGAATTGAAAACTTTCGCGTCGGGTTTTGCTCCCCAATAGAATCCATGCGGTTGGCCCGGATAGATGATGACTTTCAATGGTTTTTCAAGTTTCCGGATTTCCGGAATGATGTAATCCATATTCACGTCCTTGATGGGATGCACATCGCCATGAAGGATGAGGAGCGGGGTCGTAAATTGGCGGACTTTTTTCTGCACCAATTCCTGAATCTCGGACGTGTAATATTTTTGGGGATCATTCATGGATGCAAAACGATCTTCTTGATCGGTAGCG
Coding sequences within it:
- a CDS encoding IS66 family transposase encodes the protein AVVELLLDLMERVEILEQKLATNSRNSSKPPSSDGYNKPKPKSLRKKGRRKSGGQPGHSGKTLELIEDPDRVIKHSLSRCPISGESLGDKDIVHIIKRQVFDLPEPKLWVDEHWIYQYRNSSGRIVTAEVPEGVSAPVQYGKQFLSWLVYLSDYQLVPLNRIREMCADLYGCRVSEDTILKARQQCHGHLEAFERRLKEILEKCSIAHADETGLKIGGKTHWLHTLCNGRYTFLGIHARRGYEALKDFGLLENFTGRLVHDCWSAYFRLKNCAHSLCNPHLIRELVFAEEQLKQSWAKKMKQLLEDAYCHSMASPEDLAHKSKRSWHVRYGKIIAEGYRENPQIDDPPGTKKKRGRKKKTKSRNLLERMDKYRDEILAFIWDAQIPFSNNQAEQDIRMVKVKQKISGGFRTVQNAEIFARIRSYISTQQKNGVMAWDALVKAFDSTVLPPDY
- the rimO gene encoding 30S ribosomal protein S12 methylthiotransferase RimO; protein product: MSTISKQTTKVGLISLGCAKNLIDSEIMIGHMYKAGMELTSEHEEADVLIVNTCSFIDSANEESINTILESHRDRGLNKRHGNQKLIVAGCMAQRFSNELPNLIPEVDAFIGLDQLTKVTEVIEELLGKERQPKEAPKNYVEGKSKYIPDFDTPRFRLTPKHFAYIKIAEGCNHPCSFCIIPKIRGQHRSRTIESVVKEARQLVAEGVKEINLISQDTTYFGMDRWEQRPNPRSEVDSTRGDSLTTLLRELNAIEGDFWIRLLYTHPAHWSDELIQTIAECPKVARYIDIPLQHISDHMLSEMKRETDGDYIRDLIGRIRAGIPGIAIRTTFIAGFPGETEECFQELLDFMTETKFERLGLFRYSQEEGTRAAKRDDQLDDETKEARWHRAMAAQQEVSLDVSESFIGKTIRVLVEKTGIARGQADAPDIDGRVYVDSALPIGEFADVEIIDADVYDLFAVPREEAVTPSGDSLVSQ
- a CDS encoding L-rhamnonate dehydratase (catalyzes the formation of 2-keto-3-deoxy-L-rhamnonate from L-rhamnonate), with the translated sequence MERRNLFKLFGVGAAASLLPKELLSKNHNSAPSPETDLEITSIRIVNPRPKRPVPSYKPAAGSWSTGGVEVANPVSIYPKYKATRSLFQPDTGGVSSFWVEIGTNKGITGLGRGGPGGGPIIEGHLTKLLLGENPLNIERIWDILWRATLSYGRKGVVPNAISGVDLALWDIAGKAWGLPVYRLLGGETKSRIPAYCTGNDIEQHVEFGFTKLKLALPHGPADEKEGIRKNVELVKRAREAVGPDGVVAMDCWMALTERYTIELCEAFEPYDVYWMEECLPPDDYEGFGRLREQIKSTRIVTGEHVYTRYGFRQLLRTNGAEIWQPDIHWCGGLTELRRIGALASAYDIPVIPHGGGQRDAIHFVMATTNSPWAEMFMPAPGGPDIVYERYEQDNNLTRGPEGIYMRPSEEPGFGWDMEVA